One window from the genome of Garra rufa chromosome 1, GarRuf1.0, whole genome shotgun sequence encodes:
- the gpr139 gene encoding probable G-protein coupled receptor 139 isoform X3 codes for MEHSHIFTVLSTNSSSWSPRGCPLGQFPVIYYSSLLCLGLPEANILTVIILSQLVLRRQKSSYNYLLALAVADILVLLLIVFVDFLLEDFILGAPLPHSLNKAVQVLEFSSIHTSIWITVPLTVDRYIAVCHPLRYHTVSYPARTRKVILAVYAGCLITSVPYYWWPELWHGLPGASAGGRSSSAGQHVLVWVHCATVYLLPCSVFFSLNAIIVRKLRCRRSCFRLRGYSTGKTTAILLAITSVFAVLWAPRTLMILYHLYTAQPAMPGPARLLHLVTDVANMLALLNTGVNFFLYCFISKRFRRMAGTVLKALFRCRKQPPPFYASHNFSITSSPWISPANSHCIKMLVYQYDKNGKPVCISS; via the exons ATGGAGCACAGCCACATCTTCACCGTGCTGTCCACCAACTCCAGTTCTTGGAGTCCTCGCGGTTGCCCTCTCGGACAGTTTCCTGTCATCTACTACAGTTCCTTGCTGTGCCTCGGCCTGCCTG AAG CAAACATCCTCACGGTGATCATCCTTTCTCAGCTGGTGCTGCGGCGACAGAAATCGTCCTATAACTACCTACTGGCCCTGGCCGTAGCCGACATCCTAGTCCTGCTGTTGATCGTGTTCGTGGACTTCCTGTTGGAGGACTTCATTCTCGGAGCGCCTCTGCCCCACTCACTCAACAAAGCAGTGCAGGTGCTGGAGTTCTCCTCCATCCACACCTCCATCTGGATCACGGTTCCTCTGACCGTGGACCGATACATCGCCGTGTGCCATCCGCTGCGCTACCATACCGTCTCCTACCCGGCCCGAACTCGCAAAGTGATCTTGGCGGTATACGCCGGGTGCCTGATCACCAGCGTCCCATATTACTGGTGGCCGGAGCTGTGGCACGGGCTGCCGGGAGCAAGCGCTGGCGGCCGCAGTAGCAGCGCAGGCCAGCACGTGTTGGTTTGGGTCCACTGTGCAACGGTTTATCTGCTCCCCTGCTCTGTTTTCTTCTCGCTCAATGCCATCATTGTACGAAAGCTCCGATGCCGTCGTAGCTGCTTCCGTCTGCGAGGCTACTCCACTGGAAAAACCACGGCCATCCTGCTGGCCATCACCTCAGTGTTCGCCGTGCTTTGGGCGCCACGCACACTCATGATTCTTTATCACCTTTACACGGCACAACCGGCCATGCCTGGACCGGCCAGACTGCTGCATTTGGTTACAGACGTGGCGAACATGCTGGCACTTCTCAACACCGGCGTCAACTTCTTCCTTTACTGCTTTATCAGCAAACGTTTCCGGAGGATGGCCGGCACGGTGCTAAAGGCCCTTTTCCGATGCAGGAAGCAGCCTCCGCCATTTTACGCCAGTCACAACTTCTCCATCACCAGCAGCCCTTGGATCTCACCAGCCAACTCACACTGCATTAAGATGCTGGTGTACCAGTATGACAAGAATGGCAAACCAGTCTGCATATCCTCCTGA
- the rnps1 gene encoding RNA-binding protein with serine-rich domain 1 — protein sequence MAPSPTKRRERSEDKPRERAKEKAAGKEGAEKERGRDKIRKRRSNSTGSSSSRSRSSSSSSSSSGSSSGSSSGSSSSSGSSRSGSSSSSRSSSSSGSSGSPSPSRRRHDNRRRSRSKSKSQKRTDEKERKRRSPSPKPTKLHLGRLTRNVTKEHIQEIFSTYGKIKMIDMPPDRLHPNLSKGYAYVEYESPEDAQKALKHMDGGQIDGQEITATAVLAQRIRPAPRRPSPPRRMPPPPPMWRRTPPRMRRRSRSPRRRSPVRRRSRSRSPGRRRHRSRSSSNSSR from the exons AT GGCTCCATCACCAACCAAGCGCAGAGAGCGTTCAGAGGACAAACCCAGGGAACGAGCAAAGGAAAAGGCTGCTGGTAAAGAGGGAGCGGAGAAGGAGCGAGGCCGTGACAAGATCCGCAAACGCCGCAGCAACTCCACCGGGAGCAGCAGTAGCAG ATCCAGGTCCAGTTCCAGCTCCAGCAGCAGTTCTGGATCCAGCTCGGGCTCGTCCAGTGGGTCCAGCTCTTCTTCTGGTTCCAGCCGCTCTGGGTCATCCAGTTCCTCTCGCTCTTCTAGTTCATCAGGGTCCTCTGGGTCTCCCAGCCCAAGCCGCCGTCGACATGATAACCGACGCCGCTCACGATCAAA GTCCAAGTCACAAAAGCGGACTgatgagaaagagagaaagaggaggAGCCCGAGCCCCAAACCCACCAAACTTCATCTGGGAAGACTCACAAGGAACGTAACCAAG GAACATATTCAAGAGATCTTTTCGACTTATGGCAAGATCAAGATGATTGACATGCCCCCAGATCGTTTGCACCCGAATCTGTCAAAGGGTTATGCTTATGTGGAGTATGAGTCTCCGGAGGATGCCCAGAAAGCCCTCAAACACATGGACGGAG GTCAGATTGATGGTCAGGAAATCACAGCCACGGCTGTTCTGGCCCAGAGGATACGACCTGCCCCGAGAAGACCATCACCTCCACGCCGAATGCCTCCACCGCCTCCCATGTGGCGCCGCACGCCGCCTCGCATGAGGAGAAG GTCTCGGTCTCCGCGGCGCCGCTCGCCAGTGAGAAGACGTTCTCGCTCCAGGTCACCGGGTCGCAGGCGTCATCGTTCCCGCTCCAGTTCCAACTCGTCCCGTTAA
- the gpr139 gene encoding probable G-protein coupled receptor 139 isoform X1 — protein MEHSHIFTVLSTNSSSWSPRGCPLGQFPVIYYSSLLCLGLPVANILTVIILSQLVLRRQKSSYNYLLALAVADILVLLLIVFVDFLLEDFILGAPLPHSLNKAVQVLEFSSIHTSIWITVPLTVDRYIAVCHPLRYHTVSYPARTRKVILAVYAGCLITSVPYYWWPELWHGLPGASAGGRSSSAGQHVLVWVHCATVYLLPCSVFFSLNAIIVRKLRCRRSCFRLRGYSTGKTTAILLAITSVFAVLWAPRTLMILYHLYTAQPAMPGPARLLHLVTDVANMLALLNTGVNFFLYCFISKRFRRMAGTVLKALFRCRKQPPPFYASHNFSITSSPWISPANSHCIKMLVYQYDKNGKPVCISS, from the exons ATGGAGCACAGCCACATCTTCACCGTGCTGTCCACCAACTCCAGTTCTTGGAGTCCTCGCGGTTGCCCTCTCGGACAGTTTCCTGTCATCTACTACAGTTCCTTGCTGTGCCTCGGCCTGCCTG TAG CAAACATCCTCACGGTGATCATCCTTTCTCAGCTGGTGCTGCGGCGACAGAAATCGTCCTATAACTACCTACTGGCCCTGGCCGTAGCCGACATCCTAGTCCTGCTGTTGATCGTGTTCGTGGACTTCCTGTTGGAGGACTTCATTCTCGGAGCGCCTCTGCCCCACTCACTCAACAAAGCAGTGCAGGTGCTGGAGTTCTCCTCCATCCACACCTCCATCTGGATCACGGTTCCTCTGACCGTGGACCGATACATCGCCGTGTGCCATCCGCTGCGCTACCATACCGTCTCCTACCCGGCCCGAACTCGCAAAGTGATCTTGGCGGTATACGCCGGGTGCCTGATCACCAGCGTCCCATATTACTGGTGGCCGGAGCTGTGGCACGGGCTGCCGGGAGCAAGCGCTGGCGGCCGCAGTAGCAGCGCAGGCCAGCACGTGTTGGTTTGGGTCCACTGTGCAACGGTTTATCTGCTCCCCTGCTCTGTTTTCTTCTCGCTCAATGCCATCATTGTACGAAAGCTCCGATGCCGTCGTAGCTGCTTCCGTCTGCGAGGCTACTCCACTGGAAAAACCACGGCCATCCTGCTGGCCATCACCTCAGTGTTCGCCGTGCTTTGGGCGCCACGCACACTCATGATTCTTTATCACCTTTACACGGCACAACCGGCCATGCCTGGACCGGCCAGACTGCTGCATTTGGTTACAGACGTGGCGAACATGCTGGCACTTCTCAACACCGGCGTCAACTTCTTCCTTTACTGCTTTATCAGCAAACGTTTCCGGAGGATGGCCGGCACGGTGCTAAAGGCCCTTTTCCGATGCAGGAAGCAGCCTCCGCCATTTTACGCCAGTCACAACTTCTCCATCACCAGCAGCCCTTGGATCTCACCAGCCAACTCACACTGCATTAAGATGCTGGTGTACCAGTATGACAAGAATGGCAAACCAGTCTGCATATCCTCCTGA
- the gpr139 gene encoding probable G-protein coupled receptor 139 isoform X2, protein MEHSHIFTVLSTNSSSWSPRGCPLGQFPVIYYSSLLCLGLPANILTVIILSQLVLRRQKSSYNYLLALAVADILVLLLIVFVDFLLEDFILGAPLPHSLNKAVQVLEFSSIHTSIWITVPLTVDRYIAVCHPLRYHTVSYPARTRKVILAVYAGCLITSVPYYWWPELWHGLPGASAGGRSSSAGQHVLVWVHCATVYLLPCSVFFSLNAIIVRKLRCRRSCFRLRGYSTGKTTAILLAITSVFAVLWAPRTLMILYHLYTAQPAMPGPARLLHLVTDVANMLALLNTGVNFFLYCFISKRFRRMAGTVLKALFRCRKQPPPFYASHNFSITSSPWISPANSHCIKMLVYQYDKNGKPVCISS, encoded by the exons ATGGAGCACAGCCACATCTTCACCGTGCTGTCCACCAACTCCAGTTCTTGGAGTCCTCGCGGTTGCCCTCTCGGACAGTTTCCTGTCATCTACTACAGTTCCTTGCTGTGCCTCGGCCTGCCTG CAAACATCCTCACGGTGATCATCCTTTCTCAGCTGGTGCTGCGGCGACAGAAATCGTCCTATAACTACCTACTGGCCCTGGCCGTAGCCGACATCCTAGTCCTGCTGTTGATCGTGTTCGTGGACTTCCTGTTGGAGGACTTCATTCTCGGAGCGCCTCTGCCCCACTCACTCAACAAAGCAGTGCAGGTGCTGGAGTTCTCCTCCATCCACACCTCCATCTGGATCACGGTTCCTCTGACCGTGGACCGATACATCGCCGTGTGCCATCCGCTGCGCTACCATACCGTCTCCTACCCGGCCCGAACTCGCAAAGTGATCTTGGCGGTATACGCCGGGTGCCTGATCACCAGCGTCCCATATTACTGGTGGCCGGAGCTGTGGCACGGGCTGCCGGGAGCAAGCGCTGGCGGCCGCAGTAGCAGCGCAGGCCAGCACGTGTTGGTTTGGGTCCACTGTGCAACGGTTTATCTGCTCCCCTGCTCTGTTTTCTTCTCGCTCAATGCCATCATTGTACGAAAGCTCCGATGCCGTCGTAGCTGCTTCCGTCTGCGAGGCTACTCCACTGGAAAAACCACGGCCATCCTGCTGGCCATCACCTCAGTGTTCGCCGTGCTTTGGGCGCCACGCACACTCATGATTCTTTATCACCTTTACACGGCACAACCGGCCATGCCTGGACCGGCCAGACTGCTGCATTTGGTTACAGACGTGGCGAACATGCTGGCACTTCTCAACACCGGCGTCAACTTCTTCCTTTACTGCTTTATCAGCAAACGTTTCCGGAGGATGGCCGGCACGGTGCTAAAGGCCCTTTTCCGATGCAGGAAGCAGCCTCCGCCATTTTACGCCAGTCACAACTTCTCCATCACCAGCAGCCCTTGGATCTCACCAGCCAACTCACACTGCATTAAGATGCTGGTGTACCAGTATGACAAGAATGGCAAACCAGTCTGCATATCCTCCTGA